In Temnothorax longispinosus isolate EJ_2023e chromosome 2, Tlon_JGU_v1, whole genome shotgun sequence, one DNA window encodes the following:
- the Six4 gene encoding uncharacterized protein Six4 has product MSDSSDQLSSPNSDCNSQMGVVHRNATAQYSNTSSMSGLGLTHHPQNLTPTSNGSPQYSQELSSCNSVSVNTNIGNIGGLSLNSSTNDFTPEQISCMCEALSQSQDIEKLSRFLWSLPPGELLRGGESVLMARAAVAFYRGAYHELYSILESHAFSPRRHPELQQMWFKSHYREAEKIRGRPLGAVDKYRLRKKYPLPKTIWDGEETVYCFKERSRNALKECYMRNRYPTPDEKKNLAKKTGLTLTQVSNWFKNRRQRDRTPQTRTDMLPLNCQGTTNSTISSSVSNGGSIQSLQSIDSDSPNLAMSPLSTMGMSPVTMNPCSPMGMSPMGPHHGYATPVTPASVHTAHPHNGGLSPMNDVKTLCYGRGVYDTGKDVEQSSVYYSSHSSMHHQYYQQTHHQMMSSSHHHHHHHQQSVPAGYEIMLPPPSM; this is encoded by the exons ATGTCGGATAGTTCGGATCAGCTGTCATCACCGAACAGCGACTGCAATAGCCAAATGGGCGTCGTGCATCGCAACGCAACCGCACAATACAGCAACACATCGTCGATGTCCGGTCTTGGGCTGACTCATCATCCTCAAAATCTGACGCCGACGTCGAATGGCAGTCCCCAGTATTCACAGGAGCTTTCCTCCTGCAATTCTGTCAGCGTAAACACTAACATTGGGAACATCGGCGGTCTCTCCCTTAACAGCAGTACCAATGACTTCACACCCGAGCAGATATCTTGCATGTGTGAGGCGCTATCGCAAAGTCAGGACATTGAGAAACTGTCCAG ATTTCTTTGGTCCCTACCGCCTGGAGAACTGTTGCGCGGAGGAGAGAGCGTGCTAATGGCGCGTGCCGCCGTTGCCTTTTACCGCGGAGCATATCACGAGCTTTACTCGATCCTGGAGAGCCATGCTTTCTCGCCACGTCGACATCCCGAACTCCAGCAGATGTGGTTCAAATCGCATTATCGCGAAGCTGAAAAAATCCGGGGCCGACCATTGGGCGCCGTGGATAAATATCGACTACGCAAGAAGTATCCGCTGCCGAAAACGATCTGGGACGGCGAAGAGACTGTGTACTGCTTCAAGGAACGATCGAGGAACGCTTTGAAGGAATGCTATATGAGGAATCGATATCCTACGCCGGACGAGAAGAAGAATCTTGCAAAGAAAACTGGCTTGACGCTGACTCAGGTGTCCAATTGGTTCAAGAATCGCCGACAACGAGATCGCACACCGCAAACTAGAAC GGACATGTTACCACTGAATTGTCAAGGCACAACCAACAGCACAATTAGCAGTTCGGTGAGCAACGGCGGCAGCATTCAATCTTTGCAGAGCATTGATTCCGATAGTCCGAACCTCGCAATGTCACCTCTGTCAACTATGGGTATGTCGCCGGTCACTATGAATCCATGCAGTCCGATGGGCATGAGTCCCATGGGTCCTCATCATGGCTATGCCACTCCCGTTACCCCGGCATCTGTTCATACCGCGCATCCTCATAATGGCGGATTGAGTCCTATGAACGATGTTAAGACTTTGTGTTATGGACGCGGTGTGTATGACACag GTAAAGACGTGGAGCAGAGCTCGGTTTATTACTCCAGCCATTCCAGTATGCACCACCAGTATTATCAACAGACCCACCATCAGATGATGTCTAGCTcccatcatcatcatcatcatcatcagcaGAGCGTGCCGGCCGGTTACGAGATCATGCTACCACCACCTTCCATGTGA